A window of Ptychodera flava strain L36383 chromosome 1, AS_Pfla_20210202, whole genome shotgun sequence contains these coding sequences:
- the LOC139135675 gene encoding uncharacterized protein isoform X2 yields MADVEKDFYNLDEVKNGVPERLNSCHPDLETGDTSIECVKYSVFCKTLEALEFLWQEYESLELNKLITSVTITEETLKKIGAVYLEIETALDIEEYYDCKRELEQTHTASEDGESVALTEKYRDLQSKHEELRTEYEALKRQKENSDAENRLLKIRNENLEEEKKKLSKFVESRKLDQQATGTEKQLSHDVIAQEEDTQSVQPAGKRRKVPETLKDTGSQALSEEKSVTMA; encoded by the exons ATGGCTGACGTGGAAAAGGACTTCTATAACCTCGATGAAGTTAAAAATGGTGTACCAGAACGTCTGAACTCATGTCATCCGGACCTGGAGACTGGAGATACCAGTATAGAATGTgttaaatattctgtattttgCAAGACCTTGGAGGCGTTGGAGTTTTTATGGCAAGAGTATGAATCTTTAGAACTCAATAAACTTATAACGTCTGTCACTATTACTGAAGAGACATTGAAGAAAATCGGTGCTGTGTATCTAGAGATAGAAACCGCTCTTGACATTGAAGAGTACTATGATTGCAAGAGGGAACTCGAACAAACACATACAG CGTCAGAGGATGGTGAATCAGTGGCACTGACCGAAAAGTATCGTGACCTTCAATCCAAACATGAAGAGCTGAGGACTGAATATGAAGCGCTCAAAAGACAGAAGGAAAACAGTGATGCCGAAAACCGTTTGCTCAAAATCAGGAATGAAAATTTGGAAGAGGAAAAGAAGAAACTGAGCAAGTTTGTGGAGAGTAGAAAATTAGACCAACAGGCCACTGGAACCGAAAAACAGCTTTCacatgacgtcatcgctcaggaGGAAGACACCCAAAGTGTGCAACCAGCTGGCAAACGGCGGAAGGTTCCTGAAACACTGAAGGATACTGGAAGTCAAG CTCTGTCAGAAGAAAAATCTGTGACTATGGCTTAA
- the LOC139135675 gene encoding uncharacterized membrane protein YttA-like isoform X1 has product MADVEKDFYNLDEVKNGVPERLNSCHPDLETGDTSIECVKYSVFCKTLEALEFLWQEYESLELNKLITSVTITEETLKKIGAVYLEIETALDIEEYYDCKRELEQTHTGQVSPTSFAASEDGESVALTEKYRDLQSKHEELRTEYEALKRQKENSDAENRLLKIRNENLEEEKKKLSKFVESRKLDQQATGTEKQLSHDVIAQEEDTQSVQPAGKRRKVPETLKDTGSQALSEEKSVTMA; this is encoded by the exons ATGGCTGACGTGGAAAAGGACTTCTATAACCTCGATGAAGTTAAAAATGGTGTACCAGAACGTCTGAACTCATGTCATCCGGACCTGGAGACTGGAGATACCAGTATAGAATGTgttaaatattctgtattttgCAAGACCTTGGAGGCGTTGGAGTTTTTATGGCAAGAGTATGAATCTTTAGAACTCAATAAACTTATAACGTCTGTCACTATTACTGAAGAGACATTGAAGAAAATCGGTGCTGTGTATCTAGAGATAGAAACCGCTCTTGACATTGAAGAGTACTATGATTGCAAGAGGGAACTCGAACAAACACATACAG GTCAAGTTTCCCCAACGTCATTTGCAGCGTCAGAGGATGGTGAATCAGTGGCACTGACCGAAAAGTATCGTGACCTTCAATCCAAACATGAAGAGCTGAGGACTGAATATGAAGCGCTCAAAAGACAGAAGGAAAACAGTGATGCCGAAAACCGTTTGCTCAAAATCAGGAATGAAAATTTGGAAGAGGAAAAGAAGAAACTGAGCAAGTTTGTGGAGAGTAGAAAATTAGACCAACAGGCCACTGGAACCGAAAAACAGCTTTCacatgacgtcatcgctcaggaGGAAGACACCCAAAGTGTGCAACCAGCTGGCAAACGGCGGAAGGTTCCTGAAACACTGAAGGATACTGGAAGTCAAG CTCTGTCAGAAGAAAAATCTGTGACTATGGCTTAA
- the LOC139147074 gene encoding coiled-coil domain-containing protein 82-like, which produces MSSRVKRRVLSFNNQNGYPLGRDSGGQPTVQDSHGNASCTDEEGERPQEQLSTNDLRNYSINPKTRKRSRLVSTYCGNNDSRSDSCWSVINESGNIALSSKRPRRSQTRVNYEEHESESESEMEDVNDTQNVAYNSATRNGNVQNLNRKSRRKTQRRNRLQAKKNTMKCLIEKGMQSHGDKIAYIWMQDGSTIHKYKLLQTTRLYRKTKSAKRYGGKYEARYQAISGWKPYNGSSKECLPEVVEVTSWEVMAGKEVGYEDYKSYLECIIKVALDEDFLENIRQNNYENGQYIQAFEKINSMLENFMNKIRSSAWKPDFMAIMERCPSKTCENIIKTSLRKKICEVCKRRESIASSIVQFEGPKYDPKTLKEFSEEDNKRSFKIGGECFQRTDIYHNLRHYHFDLLQKCTKKVEKVMYPGADDDDVVYDILTKECRWVEDEHYLFNWLLSQSYQRFKQYQKMRTQKYHDRREQRFTV; this is translated from the exons ATGTCTTCACGAGTAAAACGTCGTGTGCTCTCCTTCAACAATCAAAACGGCTACCCACTTGGACGTGATTCAGGAGGACAACCAACGGTGCAAGATTCTCATGGTAATGCCTCCTGTACTGACGAAGAAGGTGAACGACCACAGGAGCAACTATCAACGAATGATCTCAGGAATTACTCCATCAATCCAAAGACAAG AAAGAGAAGTCGATTAGTTTCGACTTATTGTGGAAACAATGATTCCCGGAGTGACAGTTGTTGGTCTGTAATCAATGAAAGTGGTAATATAGCCCTAAGTTCCAAAAGGCCAAGAAGAAGTCAAACGAGAGTGAACTATGAAGAGCATGAATCTGAAAGCGAAAG CGAAATGGAGGACGTCAATGATACACAAAATGTGGCTTACAATAGTGCTACTAGAAATGGTAATGTGCAAAATTTAAATCGCAAATCAAGAAGGAAAACCCAAAGGAGGAATCGCCTACAAGCCAAGAAGAATACAATG AAGTGCCTGATTGAGAAAGGTATGCAGTCGCATGGagacaaaattgcatatatttgGATGCAAGATGGCAGTACCATCCATAAGTATAAACTGTTGCAGACCACGAGATTGTACAGGAAAACAAAATCG GCGAAACGGTACGGTGGAAAATATGAAGCTCGGTATCAAGCAATTAGCGGATGGAAACCGTACAATGGTAGCAGTAAAGAATGCCTGCCAGAAGTCGTTGAAGTGACGTCCTGGGAGGTGATGGCCG GAAAGGAAGTAGGATACGAGGATTACAAGAGTTACCTGGAATGTATTATAAAAGTAGCGCTTGATGAAGACTTTCTTGAAAATATACGTCAAAATAATTACGAAA ATGGGCAATACATACAAGCGTTTGAAAAGATCAATTCAATGTTagaaaatttcatgaataaaattcGAAGCTCGGCCTGGAAACCAGACTTCATG GCGATCATGGAAAGGTGTCCATCGAAGACATGCGAAAACATCATAAAAACTTCACTTCGTAAAAAGATTTGTGAG GTATGCAAGAGACGAGAGTCCATCGCAAGTAGTATTGTCCAATTTGAGGGGCCAAAATATGACCCTAAGACACTGAAAGAATTCAGTGAAGAAGACAACAAAAGG TCATTTAAAATTggaggtgaatgttttcaaaggACAGATATATACCACAACCTGCGCCATTACCATTTTGATCTTCTacagaaatgtacaaaaaaG GTTGAAAAAGTCATGTACCCCGgggctgatgatgatgatgtggttTACGATATATTAACTAAAGAGTGTCGCTGGGTGGAAGAT GAACATTATCTGTTTAACTGGCTACTATCGCAGTCCTATCAGCGTTTCAAGCAGTATCAGAAGATGAGGACTCAGAAGTATCATGATCGACGGGAACAACGCTTTACAGTGTAG